The following coding sequences are from one Bombus terrestris chromosome 14, iyBomTerr1.2, whole genome shotgun sequence window:
- the LOC105666454 gene encoding uncharacterized protein LOC105666454, with translation MAAATMSHVFDYENELNDNLYNLKMSGKSTATNSKRVRSVLKPILRLLKKKTNRGKYAKDQKAVPQVEIFTEEVDNQNNANEALERRLLAELQDAEEGAAITVCLDGQMTVVPVVPGQCYVPVHFAHTHAGDFYWTTLSMADSDLCYKERAFSQHQTPEMQVA, from the coding sequence ATGGCCGCCGCCACAATGAGCCACGTGTTCGACTACGAGAACGAGCTCAACGATAATCTCTACAACCTGAAGATGTCGGGCAAGAGTACGGCCACCAACAGCAAACGGGTCAGAAGCGTGTTGAAGCCGATTTTGAGATTGTTGAAGAAGAAGACGAACAGAGGGAAATACGCCAAAGACCAGAAGGCCGTGCCGCAAGTGGAGATCTTCACCGAGGAGGTGGACAATCAGAATAATGCCAACGAAGCACTGGAGAGGCGACTGTTGGCGGAACTTCAAGACGCTGAGGAAGGAGCTGCCATCACTGTCTGCTTGGACGGACAGATGACAGTCGTACCGGTTGTACCTGGTCAGTGCTACGTGCCCGTTCATTTCGCGCACACCCACGCTGGCGACTTTTATTGGACGACCCTGAGCATGGCCGACAGTGACCTGTGCTACAAGGAACGCGCCTTCTCTCAACATCAAACACCTGAGATGCAGGTCGCGTGA